Part of the Kitasatospora sp. NBC_00374 genome is shown below.
CCTTCGCCCGCCACCACGGCGGCACGCTGGTCTTCCGGATCGAGGACACCGACGCGGCCCGCGACTCCGAGGACTCCTACAACCAGCTGCTCGACGCCATGCGCTGGCTCGGCTTCGACTGGGACGAGGGCCCCGAGATCGGCGGCCCGCACGCGCCGTACCGCCAGTCGCAGCGGATGGACATCTACGCGGACGTCGCCCGCCGCCTCAAGGAGGCCGGCCACGCGTACGAGTGCTACTGCTCCACGGAGGAGCTGGACGCCCGCCGCGAGGCCGCCCGGGCCGCCGGCCGGCCCAGCGGCTACGACGGCCACTGCCGCGCGCTGACCGCCGACCAGGTCGAGGTCTACCGGCAGGAGGGCCGGCAGCCGATCGTCCGGTTCCGGATGCCCGACCACACCCTGACCTTCGACGACCTGGTCCGCGGCCCGGTCAGCTTCGACCCGAAGGACGTCCCGGACTTCGGCATCGTCCGGGCCAACGGCGCGCCGCTGTACACCCTGGTCAACCCGGTCGACGACGCGCTGATGGAGATCACCCACGTCCTGCGCGGCGAGGACCTGCTCTCCTCCACCCCGCGTCAGATCGCCCTGTACGCGGCGCTCGCCGAGATCGGCGTCGGCAACGGCACCACCCCGCGGTTCGGCCACCTGCCGTACGTGATGGGCGAGGGCAACAAGAAGCTCTCCAAGCGTGACCCGCAGGCCTCGCTCAACCTGTACCGCGAGCGCGGCTTCCTGCCCGAGGGCCTGCTGAACTACCTTGCGCTGCTCGGCTGGTCGCTCTCCGCGGACGACGACCACTTCTCGATGGACCAGCTGGTCGCGGCCTTCGACATCGCCGACGTCAACGCCAACCCGGCCCGCTTCGACCTCAAGAAGTGCGAGGCGATCAACGCCCGCCACGTGCGCGAGCTGGCGCCCGAGGAGTTCGTCCGCCGCCTGGTGCCGTACCTGCAGGCCCCCGGTCTGCTGCCGGCCGAGCCGGGCGCCGGGCAGCTGGAGCTGCTGGCCGCGGTGGCGCCGCTCACCCAGGAGCGGATGGTCGTGCTGAGCGAGATCGTCGCGATGGCCGGCTTCCTGTTCGTCGACCCGGCCGACTTCGCGGTCGACCCCGACGACGCGGCCAAGGCGCTGACCGCCGACTCCCGCGCGGTCCTGGAGGCCAGCATCAA
Proteins encoded:
- the gltX gene encoding glutamate--tRNA ligase produces the protein MANSELDPTVRVRFCPSPTGNPHVGLVRTALFNWAFARHHGGTLVFRIEDTDAARDSEDSYNQLLDAMRWLGFDWDEGPEIGGPHAPYRQSQRMDIYADVARRLKEAGHAYECYCSTEELDARREAARAAGRPSGYDGHCRALTADQVEVYRQEGRQPIVRFRMPDHTLTFDDLVRGPVSFDPKDVPDFGIVRANGAPLYTLVNPVDDALMEITHVLRGEDLLSSTPRQIALYAALAEIGVGNGTTPRFGHLPYVMGEGNKKLSKRDPQASLNLYRERGFLPEGLLNYLALLGWSLSADDDHFSMDQLVAAFDIADVNANPARFDLKKCEAINARHVRELAPEEFVRRLVPYLQAPGLLPAEPGAGQLELLAAVAPLTQERMVVLSEIVAMAGFLFVDPADFAVDPDDAAKALTADSRAVLEASIKALEELGDFTPEPIQAVLREALVDGLGIKPKFAFTPLRVAVTGRRISPPLFESMELLGRAETLRRLTAALELVPAS